One Oryza sativa Japonica Group chromosome 8, ASM3414082v1 DNA window includes the following coding sequences:
- the LOC4345054 gene encoding 4-coumarate--CoA ligase 1 — protein sequence MGSMEQQQPESAAPATEASPEIIFRSKLQDIAITNTLPLHRYCFERLPEVAARPCLIDGATGGVLTYADVDRLSRRLAAALRRAPLGLRRGGVVMSLLRNSPEFVLSFFAASRVGAAVTTANPMSTPHEIESQLAAAGATVVITESMAADKLPSHSHGALTVVLIDERRDGCLHFWDDLMSEDEASPLAGDEDDEKVFDPDDVVALPYSSGTTGLPKGVMLTHRSLSTSVAQQVDGENPNIGLHAGDVILCALPMFHIYSLNTIMMCGLRVGAAIVVMRRFDLAAMMDLVERHRVTIAPLVPPIVVAVAKSEAAAARDLSSVRMVLSGAAPMGKDIEDAFMAKLPGAVLGQGYGMTEAGPVLSMCLAFAKEPFKVKSGACGTVVRNAELKIIDPDTGKSLGRNLPGEICIRGQQIMKGYLNNPEATKNTIDAEGWLHTGDIGYVDDDDEIFIVDRLKEIIKYRGFQVAPAELEALLITHPSIADAAVVGKQIEPEIGEIPVAFVAKTEGSELSEDDVKQFVAKEVIYYKKIREVFFVDKIPKAPSGKILRKELRKQLQHLQQEA from the exons ATGGGGTccatggagcagcagcagccggagtcggcggcgccggcgacggaggcgtCGCCGGAGATCATCTTCCGGTCGAAGCTGCAAGACATCGCCATCACCAACACCCTCCCGCTCCACCGCTACTGCTTCGAGCGGCtcccggaggtggcggcgcgcccATGCCTCATCGACGGAGCCACCGGCGGCGTGCTCACCTACGCCGACGTCGACCGCCtgtcccgccgcctcgccgccgcgctccgccgcgcgccgctgggGCTCCGGCGGGGCGGCGTCGTGATGAGCCTGCTGCGGAACTCGCCGGAGTTCGTGCTGTCCTtcttcgccgcgtcgcgcgtcGGCGCCGCGGTGACCACGGCGAACCCAATGTCCACCCCGCACGAGATCGAGagccagctcgccgccgccggcgccaccgtcgTCATCACCGAGTCCATGGCCGCCGACAAGCTCCCCTCCCACTCCCACGGCGCCCTCACCGTCGTCCTCATCGACGAGCGCCGCGACGGCTGCCTCCACTTCTGGGACGACCTCATGTCGGAGGACGAAgcgtcgccgctcgccggcgacgaggacgacgagaagGTGTTCGACCCGGACGACGTGGTGGCGCTGCCGTACTCGTCGGGGACGACGGGTCTCCCCAAGGGGGTGATGCTAACGCACCGGAGCCTGAGCACGAGCGTGGCGCAGCAGGTCGACGGCGAGAACCCAAACATCGGGCTCCACGCCGGCGACGTGATCCTGTGCGCGCTGCCCATGTTCCACATCTACTCGCTCAACACCATCATGATGTGCGGCCtccgcgtcggcgccgccatcgtcgtcatgCGCCGCTTCGACCTCGCCGCCATGATGGACCTCGTCGAGCGCCACCGCGTCACCATCGCGCCGCTCGTGCCGCCCATCGTCGTGGCCGTGGCCaagagcgaggcggcggcggcgcgagaccTCTCGTCGGTGCGGATGGTGCTCTCCGGCGCGGCGCCCATGGGCAAGGACATCGAGGACGCGTTCATGGCCAAGCTCCCCGGCGCCGTGCTCGGACAG GGGTATGGAATGACTGAGGCAGGGCCAGTGCTGTCAATGTGCCTAGCATTCGCCAAGGAGCCCTTCAAGGTGAAGTCCGGTGCGTGCGGGACGGTGGTGCGCAACGCCGAGCTGAAGATCATCGACCCCGACACCGGGAAGTCGCTTGGCCGGAACCTGCCCGGCGAGATCTGCATCAGGGGGCAACAGATCATGAAAG GTTACCTGAACAACCCAGAGGCCACGAAGAACACCATTGATGCAGAAGGGTGGCTGCACACCGGCGACATCGGctacgtcgacgacgacgacgagatctTCATCGTGGATAGGCTCAAGGAGATCATCAAATACAGGGGCTTCCAGGTAGCCCCTGCAGAGCTGGAGGCCCTTCTCATCACCCATCCAAGCATTGCtgatgctgctgttgttgg GAAACAAATTGAGCCTGAAATCGGAGAAATACCAGTCGCCTTCGTGGCGAAAACCGAAGGGAGTGAGCTGAGTGAAGATGATGTCAAACAATTCGTAGCAAAGGAG GTGATCTACTACAAGAAGATCCGGGAGGTCTTCTTCGTTGACAAAATCCCCAAGGCGCCGTCAGGGAAGATCCTGAGAAAGGAACTGAGGAAGCAGCTGCAACATCTTCAACAAGAAGCTTAA